The following are encoded in a window of Arthrobacter sp. OAP107 genomic DNA:
- a CDS encoding type II secretion system F family protein, which yields MTTVPAAAIVCGALLGAGLWLLLIRLPFMRSVSFVERIEPQLRSQNLESRLLRAEEHVLTPFGPLERILRPLISEGTAKLARFNLGSAALSRRLAQARIDKSLLDFRAQQLVWALCAFIAAVSIIVVAALAGRFSPVLAVAVSVGSGIGGFLFRDYWLGVQIRRREERMLAEFPSLAEMIALAVGAGESATGALDRVCRAARGELSKEFSRVLAETRAGKPLVEALQEFSARTDLGPLIRFVDGIIVAVQRGTPLAEVLRAQAQDVRDTAKRELMESAGKKEIAMMVPLVFGVLPLTVVFAVFPGIAALSLNF from the coding sequence ATGACCACTGTGCCGGCGGCCGCGATAGTGTGCGGCGCACTCCTCGGTGCCGGTCTGTGGCTGCTCCTTATCAGGCTCCCGTTCATGCGGTCCGTCAGTTTCGTGGAACGCATCGAACCGCAGCTCAGGTCCCAAAACCTGGAATCAAGGTTGCTGCGGGCGGAGGAACACGTCCTCACTCCGTTTGGTCCCCTCGAACGCATACTCCGCCCGCTGATCAGTGAGGGCACCGCCAAACTGGCCCGGTTCAACCTTGGCTCCGCAGCCCTCAGCCGCAGGCTCGCTCAGGCACGCATCGACAAGTCGCTGCTCGACTTCAGGGCCCAGCAGCTCGTCTGGGCACTGTGCGCGTTCATTGCTGCCGTCAGCATCATCGTGGTGGCAGCGCTGGCCGGGAGGTTCAGTCCCGTCCTGGCCGTGGCAGTCTCAGTCGGCAGCGGGATCGGCGGCTTTCTCTTCCGTGATTACTGGCTGGGCGTGCAGATCCGGCGGCGGGAGGAACGGATGCTGGCCGAGTTCCCGAGCCTGGCGGAGATGATTGCGCTCGCGGTGGGCGCCGGGGAAAGCGCCACCGGCGCTCTCGACCGCGTGTGCAGGGCTGCCAGGGGCGAGCTCTCCAAGGAATTCAGCAGGGTCCTGGCCGAAACCCGGGCGGGGAAGCCTCTGGTGGAGGCGCTTCAGGAGTTTTCCGCCCGCACGGATCTCGGACCGCTTATCCGGTTTGTTGACGGCATCATCGTGGCGGTGCAGCGCGGAACGCCACTGGCCGAAGTCCTGAGAGCCCAGGCCCAGGACGTCAGGGATACGGCCAAGCGCGAGCTGATGGAGTCCGCCGGCAAGAAGGAAATCGCAATGATGGTGCCGCTTGTCTTTGGCGTGCTGCCCCTGACGGTGGTGTTTGCCGTGTTCCCCGGAATAGCGGCACTCAGCTTGAATTTTTGA
- a CDS encoding TadE family protein has product MDGTGADTSGRESGAAVVDFVLVGALLTMFLVSIIQLALILHVRNTLIDAAASGARYGTLADRNAEDARRRTGELIGTALNADFARDIETREVTFQGLRTLEVTVRAPLPVIGLIGPRERLEVTGHAAITG; this is encoded by the coding sequence GTGGACGGGACCGGCGCGGACACCTCCGGGCGCGAGAGCGGTGCTGCTGTGGTCGACTTTGTGCTCGTGGGCGCCCTGCTGACCATGTTTCTTGTGTCCATCATCCAGCTCGCGCTCATCCTGCACGTCCGGAACACACTCATAGACGCTGCGGCGTCCGGCGCCCGGTACGGGACCCTGGCCGACCGCAACGCGGAGGACGCCAGACGCCGCACCGGCGAGCTCATCGGTACGGCGCTCAACGCGGATTTTGCCCGCGACATCGAAACGCGCGAAGTCACATTCCAAGGGCTGCGGACGCTGGAAGTGACCGTCAGGGCGCCATTGCCGGTCATCGGTCTGATCGGTCCCCGCGAACGCCTGGAGGTCACCGGACATGCAGCGATCACCGGCTGA
- a CDS encoding pilus assembly protein TadG-related protein has product MTVLITGFVMLALLVSTVVMAASSLYIEHKKLLSLADGASVAAADSYTLGQVETAGGTPSALLNGDRVRNVAADYLSRNGAFGRVAGLAVAAGTGTPDGSTAVVVLSATVHPPVVNFLIPDGITIAASSSARSRLTR; this is encoded by the coding sequence ATGACGGTCCTCATCACCGGATTCGTCATGCTGGCGTTGCTGGTCAGCACCGTGGTCATGGCCGCCTCCAGCCTTTACATCGAGCACAAGAAACTCCTGTCGCTCGCGGACGGCGCCTCGGTGGCCGCCGCCGACTCCTACACGCTCGGCCAGGTTGAAACCGCCGGCGGCACTCCTTCGGCACTGCTGAACGGTGACAGGGTCCGGAACGTCGCAGCCGACTATCTCAGCCGCAACGGGGCCTTCGGGCGGGTCGCCGGGCTGGCCGTCGCAGCCGGAACGGGGACGCCCGACGGTTCCACCGCCGTCGTGGTTCTCAGTGCGACCGTGCACCCGCCGGTGGTCAATTTCCTCATCCCGGACGGCATCACCATAGCGGCCTCATCCAGCGCACGCTCGCGGCTGACCCGCTGA
- the prfB gene encoding peptide chain release factor 2, translated as MAQIDFAAEIRALRGTYTSIENVTDVEALKEEIAELSERAGEPDLWDDPAAAQVITSRLSHRQSELERLNTLASRIDDLEVLVELGQDEDDADSMGEAEAELESIRKSLKDLEVVTLLSGEYDEREAVVTIRSGAGGVDAADFAEMLLRMYLRWAERHGYPTTVMDTSYAEEAGLKSATFEVNAPYAFGTLSVEAGTHRLVRISPFDNQGRRQTSFAAVEVIPLIEQTDSIDIPDNEIRVDVFRSSGPGGQSVNTTDSAVRLTHIPTGTVVSMQNEKSQLQNRAAAMRVLQSRLLLLKKEQEDAEKKAFAGDVKASWGDQMRSYVLNPYQMVKDLRTEHEVGNTNAVLDGAIDDFIEAGIRWRTDNRNAER; from the coding sequence ATGGCTCAAATTGATTTTGCTGCAGAAATCCGCGCGCTGCGTGGCACCTATACCTCCATCGAAAACGTCACCGATGTCGAGGCGCTCAAGGAAGAGATCGCAGAACTGAGCGAGCGTGCTGGCGAGCCGGACCTCTGGGATGACCCTGCTGCTGCGCAGGTCATCACCTCACGGCTGTCGCACCGCCAGTCCGAGCTGGAGCGGCTGAACACCCTGGCTTCCCGCATCGATGACCTCGAGGTACTGGTGGAACTCGGCCAGGACGAGGACGATGCCGACTCCATGGGGGAAGCAGAGGCGGAGCTGGAGTCCATCCGCAAGTCGCTGAAGGACCTTGAAGTCGTCACCCTGCTCTCCGGCGAGTACGACGAGCGCGAGGCCGTGGTCACCATCCGCTCCGGCGCCGGCGGCGTCGACGCCGCCGACTTCGCCGAGATGCTCCTGCGAATGTACCTGCGGTGGGCGGAGCGCCACGGATACCCCACCACCGTCATGGACACCTCCTACGCGGAGGAAGCGGGACTCAAGTCCGCGACTTTCGAGGTCAACGCGCCGTACGCGTTCGGCACGCTGAGTGTCGAGGCGGGAACACACCGGCTGGTCAGGATCAGCCCGTTCGACAACCAGGGGCGCCGCCAGACCTCCTTCGCGGCCGTGGAAGTCATTCCCCTGATCGAACAGACAGACTCCATTGACATCCCCGACAACGAAATCCGCGTGGACGTCTTCCGCTCGTCCGGCCCCGGTGGCCAGTCGGTCAACACCACCGACTCCGCCGTCCGCCTGACCCACATACCCACGGGCACAGTGGTGTCCATGCAGAACGAAAAGTCGCAGCTGCAGAACCGTGCGGCGGCGATGAGGGTGCTCCAGTCGCGGCTCCTGCTGCTCAAGAAGGAGCAGGAGGACGCCGAGAAGAAGGCCTTCGCCGGCGACGTCAAGGCGTCCTGGGGCGACCAGATGCGCTCCTATGTCCTGAACCCGTACCAGATGGTCAAGGACCTCCGGACCGAGCATGAGGTGGGAAACACCAATGCCGTGTTGGACGGCGCCATTGACGACTTCATCGAAGCCGGGATCCGCTGGCGCACCGACAACCGCAACGCCGAACGCTAG
- the ftsE gene encoding cell division ATP-binding protein FtsE, with product MIRFENVTKVYDQKARPALDSVSLEIDRGEFAFLVGASGSGKSTFLRLVLKEDRATSGTVYVAGQNVANISSWRVPRLRRGIGVVFQDFRLLPQKNVFANVAFAMQVIGKSRSVIRDTVPEVLKTVGLEGKEKRMPHELSGGEQQRVAIARAVVNRPGILLADEPTGNLDPTTSMGIMGVLDKINQNGTTVVMATHDDDIVNEMRKRVVELKNGKVIRDEARALYTSMIPVVGQSRRLKDASGRDDAAAPGQATRDQAGEGRL from the coding sequence ATGATCCGTTTCGAAAATGTCACCAAGGTCTACGACCAGAAAGCCAGGCCCGCCCTGGATTCTGTCAGCCTTGAAATTGACCGTGGTGAATTCGCCTTCCTCGTCGGCGCGTCAGGATCAGGCAAGTCCACGTTCCTGCGCCTGGTCCTCAAAGAAGACCGCGCCACCTCCGGGACCGTGTATGTCGCCGGCCAGAACGTCGCCAACATCTCCAGCTGGCGCGTACCCCGCCTGCGGCGCGGCATCGGCGTGGTGTTCCAGGACTTCCGCCTGCTGCCGCAGAAAAACGTCTTCGCCAACGTCGCCTTCGCCATGCAGGTCATCGGCAAGAGCCGCAGCGTCATCCGCGACACAGTCCCGGAGGTGCTCAAGACCGTGGGCCTCGAGGGCAAAGAAAAGCGCATGCCCCACGAGCTCTCCGGCGGTGAACAGCAGCGCGTGGCCATCGCCCGTGCCGTGGTCAACCGCCCCGGCATCCTGCTGGCCGACGAGCCCACCGGCAACCTGGACCCCACGACGTCCATGGGCATCATGGGGGTGCTGGACAAGATCAACCAGAACGGCACCACCGTGGTCATGGCCACGCACGACGACGACATCGTCAACGAGATGCGCAAACGTGTGGTGGAGCTCAAGAACGGCAAGGTCATCCGCGACGAAGCCCGGGCCCTCTACACGTCGATGATCCCCGTGGTCGGCCAGTCCCGAAGGCTCAAGGACGCCAGCGGGCGCGATGACGCGGCAGCACCCGGCCAGGCAACGCGCGACCAGGCAGGGGAGGGCCGGCTGTGA
- the ftsX gene encoding permease-like cell division protein FtsX, with protein MRLQFILGEIGGGLRRNLSMVVSVILVTFVSLTFVGAAGMLQLQINQMKGYWYDKVQVAIFLCGEGSTAAGCASGPVTAEQQDNVRTLLQSPAVAQYINDFQFESKDDAYKHFKEQFSNSPIVDSVTPDQLPASFRINMKDPEKYQIISETFSSQPGVETVIDQRQVLERLFSVMNAASLVAVIIAGVMTVCAILLIATTIRLSAFSRRRETGIMRLVGASKTVIQLPFILEGVIAAVIGAALASGTLWAVAHFFLGEYLSKQYPDTAFISPAQTLLLAPALVGLGVVLAGTSSLLTLRRYLRV; from the coding sequence GTGAGGCTCCAGTTTATCCTCGGCGAGATCGGCGGCGGCCTGAGGCGCAACCTGTCGATGGTGGTTTCCGTCATCCTGGTGACGTTCGTGTCCCTGACCTTCGTGGGCGCCGCAGGGATGCTCCAGCTGCAGATCAACCAGATGAAGGGCTACTGGTACGACAAAGTCCAGGTGGCCATCTTCCTGTGCGGTGAAGGGTCGACGGCGGCCGGCTGCGCTTCGGGACCGGTGACGGCCGAGCAGCAGGACAACGTGCGGACCCTGCTGCAATCGCCCGCAGTGGCCCAGTACATCAACGACTTCCAGTTCGAGTCCAAAGACGACGCCTACAAGCATTTCAAGGAGCAGTTCTCGAACTCTCCCATCGTCGATTCGGTGACGCCGGACCAGCTTCCCGCCTCATTCCGGATCAACATGAAGGACCCGGAGAAGTACCAGATCATCAGCGAGACCTTTTCCTCGCAGCCGGGGGTGGAAACTGTCATCGACCAGCGGCAGGTCCTGGAGCGGCTCTTCTCCGTCATGAACGCGGCGTCCCTCGTCGCGGTAATCATCGCCGGTGTGATGACGGTGTGCGCCATCCTGCTCATCGCCACCACCATCCGGCTCTCGGCGTTCAGCCGGCGGCGGGAAACCGGAATCATGCGGCTCGTGGGAGCCTCCAAGACAGTGATCCAGCTGCCCTTCATCCTCGAAGGCGTGATCGCAGCGGTCATCGGCGCCGCCCTCGCGTCCGGAACTCTGTGGGCCGTGGCCCACTTCTTCCTGGGCGAATACCTGTCCAAGCAGTATCCTGACACAGCGTTCATCTCGCCGGCACAAACCCTGCTCCTCGCCCCGGCCCTCGTCGGGCTGGGTGTTGTTCTGGCGGGCACTTCATCTCTGCTCACGCTCCGCCGATACTTGAGGGTGTAG
- a CDS encoding peptidoglycan DD-metalloendopeptidase family protein — protein MSSGRPMRKSPAGRQRRILSAAVALVLAASLGASAPAAYADDLEDQQAALKAEAARVQESLEFVDAKISKAAGDLVIYRGQLPAAQQALLEAQGRVASAVKEVEALAARVDLAQQNKAKITQQLDADKQKMASTKKLIGQIATQAYKSGGVPSDLTLFFGSNNTGSLTDTMDMADQALRSQNSAMDKLTQQNATNVNSQARLQAVEAEIKDLKAKADAALVKEKAARDEAAAKKAKVDKLIADTTRLNNELEAARPGIQKKLAGVKARQDAVAAEIKERDRKLREAWLAEQRRIAAAAAAAAKAKGEQPAPYVPPVAGPPSAFGLRHPFPDSVPITSGFGWRSTPPGTIDFYGTGGYMHTGIDFGAACGTPVYAAAAGTVFSAGWADDGGGNNVKISHGVVQGNSLTTIYYHNTSVVVSVGQQVSQGQLIAYSGTTGNSTGCHSHFETWLNGEAVDPMRLL, from the coding sequence ATGAGTTCCGGCAGGCCCATGCGAAAGAGCCCGGCAGGGCGCCAGCGCAGGATTCTGAGTGCCGCAGTGGCGCTGGTGCTGGCCGCGAGCCTGGGCGCGTCGGCCCCGGCCGCCTACGCGGACGACCTTGAGGACCAGCAGGCCGCGCTGAAGGCTGAAGCCGCCCGGGTCCAGGAATCGCTTGAATTCGTCGATGCAAAAATTTCCAAAGCAGCCGGGGACCTCGTGATCTACCGGGGACAGCTTCCGGCCGCGCAGCAGGCATTGCTCGAGGCCCAGGGCCGGGTGGCGAGTGCCGTCAAGGAAGTGGAGGCCCTCGCCGCCCGGGTGGATCTCGCCCAGCAGAACAAGGCCAAGATCACCCAGCAGCTGGATGCGGACAAGCAGAAGATGGCCAGCACGAAGAAGCTGATCGGCCAAATTGCCACCCAGGCCTACAAGTCCGGCGGCGTTCCCTCAGACCTCACCCTCTTCTTCGGTTCCAACAACACAGGCAGCCTCACGGACACGATGGACATGGCGGACCAGGCGCTGCGCAGCCAGAACTCCGCGATGGACAAGCTCACCCAGCAGAACGCCACCAACGTGAACTCGCAGGCCCGGCTGCAGGCGGTCGAAGCCGAGATCAAGGACCTCAAGGCCAAGGCCGACGCGGCACTCGTTAAAGAGAAGGCCGCCCGCGACGAGGCCGCAGCCAAGAAGGCCAAGGTGGACAAGCTCATCGCCGACACCACCCGCCTGAACAACGAACTCGAGGCGGCCAGGCCCGGAATTCAGAAGAAACTGGCTGGCGTCAAGGCGCGGCAGGACGCCGTCGCCGCCGAAATCAAGGAGCGCGACCGCAAGCTGCGCGAGGCGTGGCTCGCCGAACAGCGGCGGATCGCAGCCGCTGCCGCCGCGGCAGCGAAGGCCAAGGGGGAGCAGCCCGCGCCTTATGTGCCGCCGGTGGCGGGGCCGCCGTCGGCCTTTGGCCTCCGCCACCCGTTCCCCGACAGCGTTCCCATCACCTCCGGTTTTGGATGGCGTTCGACGCCGCCAGGCACCATCGACTTTTACGGCACCGGCGGCTACATGCACACGGGCATTGACTTCGGTGCCGCGTGCGGCACACCGGTGTACGCGGCCGCCGCCGGCACGGTGTTCTCAGCGGGCTGGGCGGACGACGGCGGCGGAAACAACGTCAAGATCTCGCACGGCGTGGTGCAGGGCAACTCGCTGACCACGATCTACTACCACAACACCAGCGTGGTGGTCTCGGTGGGGCAGCAGGTCAGCCAGGGCCAGCTCATCGCCTACTCGGGCACCACCGGAAACTCCACCGGCTGCCACTCGCACTTTGAGACCTGGCTGAACGGTGAAGCGGTTGACCCGATGCGCCTGCTCTGA
- the smpB gene encoding SsrA-binding protein SmpB yields MPKESGRKVVATNRKARHDYHVLDTYEAGIALMGTEVKSLREGHASMVDGFCTFYNDELWMEGIHIPEYNQGSWTNHAARRRRKLLLHREELIKISHKIRESGFTIVPLQLYFVDGRAKVEIGVARGKKDYDKRQTLREQQDKREALRVMRERNRR; encoded by the coding sequence GTGCCCAAAGAAAGTGGCCGTAAAGTCGTGGCCACCAACCGGAAGGCCCGGCACGACTACCACGTCCTGGACACCTACGAGGCGGGCATCGCGCTCATGGGAACGGAGGTGAAGTCCCTCCGCGAGGGCCACGCATCCATGGTCGACGGGTTCTGCACGTTCTACAACGACGAGCTATGGATGGAGGGCATCCACATCCCTGAGTACAACCAGGGAAGCTGGACCAACCATGCGGCCCGCCGGCGCCGTAAGCTCCTGCTGCACCGCGAGGAGCTCATCAAGATTTCGCACAAGATCCGTGAGTCGGGCTTCACCATTGTGCCGCTGCAGCTGTATTTCGTGGACGGCCGGGCCAAGGTGGAGATTGGCGTCGCGCGCGGCAAGAAGGACTACGACAAGCGCCAGACGCTGCGGGAGCAGCAGGACAAGCGCGAGGCCCTGCGCGTCATGCGGGAGCGCAACCGGCGCTAG